A region from the Lentimonas sp. CC4 genome encodes:
- a CDS encoding sulfatase, whose protein sequence is MKFIAQLFIVAALCACSLTYAQQAPNIVFILADDLGYGGLNCYGTDWLETPNIDQLSRDGMKFTNGYASHPTCQPSRIAILSGQYSPRTGGYRVMNHHRGQEDKIKYIVPQLTGLALEKTTFADTFKQAGYATAMYGKWHADNYDKALHPSGQGFDVAIVANDHYGKKPSRPKVDLPEGMDYAELFTGMAIEFMAEAKANDQPFFLYMPYYLVHAPFETRADYIEHFQAKLAGKVFKDKKADNIPIIAAMTKHLDDQVGRLVAALQEMGLEDNTIVVFTSDNGSYCKDLVGGYRGTKGDVYDGGMRVPYLFKWPNKIAAGSLSEERITHVDLFPTFLDMAGLPRPENHPLDGVDLTPLLTGKVEHIAPRPIVCYYPKYAGFSDKTKTWRVPWRNVLFDGDYKLRENVEYSSYELYNLKNDPLESKDLAPSHPEKVQQLEQKLRAWEQQVGAPELTPNPDYSLN, encoded by the coding sequence ATGAAATTCATTGCCCAACTCTTTATCGTCGCCGCGCTCTGCGCCTGCAGCCTCACGTATGCGCAGCAAGCACCCAACATCGTCTTTATCCTAGCTGATGACCTCGGCTATGGCGGACTGAATTGCTACGGCACGGATTGGCTGGAAACACCTAACATTGATCAGCTCAGTCGCGATGGCATGAAATTCACCAACGGCTATGCCTCGCACCCGACTTGCCAGCCTTCGCGCATCGCGATCCTCAGCGGCCAATATAGTCCACGCACGGGAGGCTACCGCGTGATGAATCACCACCGCGGGCAGGAAGATAAGATTAAATATATCGTGCCGCAGTTGACAGGTCTCGCACTGGAAAAGACGACCTTTGCCGACACTTTTAAGCAGGCAGGCTACGCCACCGCGATGTATGGTAAATGGCACGCCGACAATTACGATAAAGCACTGCACCCGAGTGGCCAAGGCTTCGACGTAGCGATCGTGGCCAATGATCATTACGGCAAGAAGCCGTCTAGGCCCAAAGTCGACCTGCCCGAAGGAATGGACTACGCCGAACTCTTCACGGGTATGGCCATCGAGTTCATGGCCGAGGCCAAAGCGAATGATCAGCCCTTCTTCCTTTATATGCCCTACTACCTCGTGCACGCTCCGTTCGAAACGCGCGCGGATTACATTGAGCACTTTCAAGCCAAGCTCGCAGGCAAAGTATTCAAAGATAAAAAGGCGGACAACATTCCAATCATCGCAGCCATGACCAAGCACCTCGACGATCAAGTGGGTCGACTCGTTGCAGCGCTTCAAGAAATGGGACTCGAAGACAATACCATCGTCGTCTTCACCTCCGACAACGGATCTTACTGCAAAGACCTCGTCGGTGGCTATCGCGGCACAAAAGGCGATGTCTATGATGGCGGCATGCGCGTGCCGTATCTCTTTAAATGGCCAAACAAAATCGCAGCGGGCAGTCTCTCTGAAGAGCGCATCACCCACGTAGATCTGTTTCCTACCTTTCTCGACATGGCTGGCTTGCCACGCCCGGAGAATCATCCACTGGACGGCGTAGACCTCACGCCACTCCTGACCGGAAAGGTTGAGCACATAGCGCCTCGCCCCATCGTTTGCTATTATCCGAAATATGCAGGGTTCAGCGACAAGACCAAAACGTGGAGAGTGCCTTGGCGCAACGTGCTCTTCGATGGTGACTACAAGCTACGCGAAAACGTCGAATACAGCAGCTACGAGCTCTACAACTTGAAAAACGACCCACTCGAAAGCAAAGACCTCGCGCCGAGCCATCCCGAGAAGGTGCAACAACTCGAGCAGAAGCTCCGCGCATGGGAGCAGCAGGTCGGAGCGCCCGAACTGACACCGAACCCCGACTACAGCTTAAACTAA
- a CDS encoding sulfatase/phosphatase domain-containing protein, with protein sequence MPSHKGRKGSLDEGGHRVPFIAQWPAVIAADSRNDTPCNLIDLYASCADLLDVKIEPDTAEDSISMRPLFESNNDAYTRSEMVHHDFGGRFAFRQGKWKLITSPFSKKQALYDMVADPSETTNVLKAHPEVVEQMEHRLTAIVQDGRSTPGPKQTNEGPAWWPELVWIEQP encoded by the coding sequence ATGCCATCTCACAAAGGCCGCAAAGGCTCACTCGACGAAGGCGGCCACCGTGTGCCCTTCATCGCGCAATGGCCTGCCGTCATCGCAGCCGACAGCCGTAACGATACGCCCTGCAACTTAATCGATCTCTATGCAAGCTGTGCCGACCTGCTCGACGTCAAGATCGAACCAGACACCGCCGAAGACAGCATCAGCATGCGACCACTCTTCGAAAGCAACAACGACGCCTATACTCGCAGCGAAATGGTGCACCACGACTTCGGTGGACGCTTCGCCTTTCGCCAAGGGAAGTGGAAGCTCATCACATCTCCATTCAGTAAGAAGCAGGCGCTCTACGATATGGTCGCAGATCCGAGCGAGACTACTAATGTCCTTAAAGCGCATCCGGAAGTTGTAGAGCAGATGGAGCACCGATTGACCGCCATCGTGCAGGACGGCCGCAGCACGCCTGGCCCGAAACAAACGAACGAAGGCCCCGCATGGTGGCCTGAGCTGGTTTGGATCGAGCAACCGTAG
- a CDS encoding RNase H family protein, with protein sequence MDRSVDELSLFTDGSVNTQNKLGYGASLTLTEDEFSLPIAALKARVTVQKFEQTSSTKLELQTLLWALAELPDAIEQLTVYTDSQNIVNLAARRERFEAHDYHSKKGLPLRNAELYRSFFEVSDRLQFKLVKVEGHKPMRKRNQIDQLFALVDKASRKARRAKK encoded by the coding sequence TTGGATCGTTCAGTGGACGAACTCTCTCTATTCACCGACGGCAGCGTCAACACACAGAACAAGCTCGGATATGGCGCATCTTTGACGCTCACTGAAGACGAGTTTTCACTGCCGATCGCAGCTCTGAAAGCACGTGTCACAGTCCAGAAGTTTGAGCAGACCTCGTCCACCAAGTTAGAGTTGCAGACACTCCTTTGGGCGCTCGCCGAACTCCCTGACGCCATCGAGCAGCTCACGGTCTACACGGATTCTCAAAACATTGTGAATCTAGCGGCGCGCAGGGAGCGCTTCGAAGCGCACGACTACCACTCAAAAAAGGGGCTACCGCTACGCAACGCTGAGCTCTACCGATCCTTTTTCGAGGTAAGCGATCGATTACAGTTCAAGCTAGTCAAAGTCGAAGGCCACAAGCCGATGCGGAAGCGGAACCAAATCGACCAGCTGTTCGCGTTGGTCGACAAAGCCTCACGCAAAGCAAGACGCGCAAAAAAGTGA
- the ftsH gene encoding ATP-dependent zinc metalloprotease FtsH, whose product MSQQNKPQQKEPGNNGQPERFNPKVLLIFLVIISAIIGLWFAQPDAGANHQRLTISELVEAVKDGAIVKEDKGVMKPEPSLGEDGYAITGMMKNPDYDANLSDETVPEKVHFSAQGRLLEKDFELVRSVLKESPRSTAFQDILISFLPFLLIIGLLYFLFVRQLKSAGKGAMSFGKSKAKMLKRDKDSLTFKDVAGCDEAKEEVSEVVDFLKDPKKFQRIGGRIPRGVLMVGPPGTGKTLLAKAVAGEAEVPFFSISGSDFVEMFVGVGAARVRDMFEQGRKNAPCIVFIDEIDAVGRQRGAGVGGGNDEREQTLNSLLVEMDGFDGHEGVIIIAATNRPDVLDSALLRPGRFDRQVTIDLPDLNGRHEILMVHAKKVALSEEVNLEHVARNTPGFSGADLANLLNEGALIAARYNKQVIEMNDLDEARDKISFGRERRRLMDDEDRKITAYHEAGHALIQAVVDDGHMPVHKVTIIPRGQSLGSTMFMPKKDLLNHSKRRLLNQICTGMGGRSAEEIVVGDITSGASGDIRMVTSIARHMVCDWGMTDLGPIAFGESQNHAYMGTMGAGANNFSEETAQKIDKKIYEIVQKEYLRSLDILNEHRAALDTMADMLLEHETIDGVHVLEILEHGEMRSPIIKREIAKEEPETDEEDEDKVAKKVDEDDDKDGLAGDEAPAPTPA is encoded by the coding sequence ATGTCACAGCAAAATAAGCCACAACAAAAAGAACCCGGAAATAACGGCCAACCAGAGCGCTTTAACCCTAAAGTGCTTCTAATTTTTTTGGTCATCATCTCGGCAATTATCGGACTTTGGTTCGCTCAACCCGATGCCGGGGCGAATCATCAGCGATTGACCATCAGTGAATTGGTCGAGGCCGTAAAGGATGGTGCCATCGTGAAGGAAGATAAGGGGGTCATGAAGCCGGAACCGTCGCTCGGCGAGGATGGGTATGCCATTACTGGTATGATGAAGAACCCCGACTATGATGCGAATCTATCGGATGAGACTGTGCCCGAGAAGGTGCACTTTTCTGCGCAAGGTCGCTTGCTCGAAAAGGATTTCGAATTGGTGCGCAGTGTTCTGAAAGAAAGTCCCCGTAGCACGGCGTTTCAAGATATCCTGATCAGCTTCCTGCCGTTCTTACTGATTATCGGTCTGCTTTATTTCCTATTTGTGCGCCAACTCAAGAGCGCGGGTAAGGGAGCGATGAGCTTTGGCAAGAGCAAGGCCAAGATGCTGAAGCGTGATAAAGATTCGCTGACCTTTAAGGACGTCGCGGGTTGCGATGAGGCCAAGGAAGAGGTGAGTGAGGTCGTTGACTTCCTCAAAGATCCCAAGAAATTTCAACGCATTGGCGGTCGCATCCCTCGTGGTGTGCTGATGGTCGGCCCTCCGGGAACTGGTAAGACACTGCTTGCGAAGGCGGTTGCAGGTGAGGCGGAAGTGCCGTTCTTCTCGATCAGTGGTTCCGACTTCGTCGAAATGTTCGTCGGTGTCGGTGCGGCACGTGTGCGTGACATGTTTGAGCAAGGTCGTAAGAACGCGCCTTGTATCGTATTTATCGATGAGATCGATGCTGTGGGCCGCCAACGTGGCGCGGGTGTCGGTGGTGGTAATGACGAGCGTGAGCAAACGTTGAACTCCCTCCTCGTTGAGATGGATGGTTTTGATGGGCACGAAGGTGTGATCATCATCGCGGCGACGAATCGCCCTGACGTGCTCGACTCTGCGTTGCTACGTCCTGGTCGTTTTGACCGCCAAGTGACCATTGATTTGCCTGACTTGAATGGTCGTCACGAAATTTTGATGGTGCATGCTAAAAAGGTCGCTCTTTCCGAAGAAGTGAACCTTGAGCACGTTGCGCGTAACACGCCTGGATTCTCGGGTGCGGATCTCGCCAACCTACTGAATGAAGGTGCGTTGATCGCGGCGCGTTATAATAAGCAGGTCATTGAGATGAACGATCTCGATGAAGCGCGCGATAAGATCTCTTTCGGTCGCGAGCGTCGCAGGTTGATGGATGACGAAGATCGCAAGATCACTGCCTATCACGAAGCCGGTCACGCGTTGATTCAAGCAGTCGTGGATGACGGACATATGCCGGTGCATAAGGTGACGATTATTCCTCGTGGCCAGAGTCTCGGTTCGACGATGTTCATGCCGAAGAAGGATTTGCTCAACCACTCCAAGCGTCGCTTGTTGAATCAGATTTGCACTGGTATGGGCGGCCGTTCTGCGGAAGAGATCGTAGTGGGTGACATTACCAGTGGTGCTTCCGGTGATATTCGCATGGTGACATCCATCGCGCGTCACATGGTGTGCGACTGGGGCATGACGGATCTTGGGCCGATTGCTTTCGGTGAAAGTCAGAACCATGCCTACATGGGCACGATGGGAGCCGGGGCGAATAACTTTAGCGAAGAAACAGCACAGAAGATTGATAAAAAGATCTACGAGATTGTGCAGAAGGAGTATTTGCGCTCGCTCGATATTCTCAATGAGCACCGTGCTGCGCTCGATACGATGGCTGACATGCTCCTTGAGCACGAAACCATTGATGGTGTGCACGTCTTGGAGATTCTTGAGCACGGCGAAATGCGCTCACCGATTATAAAGCGTGAAATCGCGAAGGAAGAACCTGAGACCGATGAGGAGGATGAAGATAAAGTCGCAAAGAAGGTCGATGAGGACGACGACAAGGATGGTCTTGCAGGCGACGAAGCACCTGCACCGACACCTGCATAA
- the tilS gene encoding tRNA lysidine(34) synthetase TilS — MSNPTHPHDWPEAARMLHAQMSEGSLHANVRQLLTGPQCQRVLVACSGGADSIYMLCQLWAQAADLGVELVVAHYNHRWRGEDSRQDAAFVRELALQLRCGYATADRPENEAAFTETTARALRLDFLRAAAKEHGCQCIAFGHQQNDILETQLQRLARGSGTDGLAAPRPVHFFESYPTHVRPVLHLGAGAIRMALNAAEIPWREDISNEDVEISRNALRHNVIPSLSDALDRDASAGSARSRYLLEEDADALDALARVTVPEAFTESESLDRLVLRAAPRALTRRALSAWLSSHDLIQSMSAPAMDLLMDAVYAVKPKNRLSAGAFYIELDETSIHFESAQVRGQTLEPSEIEAGESVMLTTGAVLETEVVELDDELRDAILKGGVDVACEAYIAVEVGQTFEIRGWLPGDRFRPIGAPGTKKLKDWFIDRQIPVKERKLLPLVLSHSGEVVWVPGFPPADALKISAATKRALRLTYERRNPL; from the coding sequence ATGTCGAACCCCACCCACCCACATGATTGGCCCGAAGCGGCGCGAATGCTGCATGCGCAAATGAGCGAAGGTTCGCTGCATGCGAATGTGCGTCAGCTACTGACTGGACCGCAGTGTCAGCGTGTGTTGGTGGCATGTTCGGGCGGCGCTGATTCGATTTATATGCTGTGTCAATTGTGGGCACAGGCGGCTGACTTGGGCGTCGAGCTGGTGGTCGCGCACTACAATCATCGCTGGCGGGGGGAGGACTCGCGACAGGATGCAGCATTCGTGCGAGAATTGGCGCTGCAACTGCGCTGCGGCTATGCGACCGCGGATCGGCCAGAAAATGAGGCGGCGTTTACGGAGACGACGGCGCGCGCCTTGCGCTTAGACTTTTTGCGGGCTGCGGCGAAGGAGCACGGCTGCCAGTGCATCGCATTTGGGCATCAGCAGAACGATATTTTAGAGACGCAGCTGCAGCGCTTGGCGCGGGGCAGTGGCACGGATGGTCTGGCGGCTCCGCGGCCGGTTCATTTTTTTGAGTCGTATCCTACACATGTGCGGCCCGTGCTGCATCTGGGAGCGGGGGCGATTCGCATGGCGCTGAATGCCGCCGAAATTCCGTGGCGCGAGGATATATCCAATGAAGATGTGGAGATTTCGCGTAACGCGCTGCGGCATAATGTCATTCCTAGCCTGAGTGATGCTTTGGATCGCGATGCCTCGGCGGGTTCGGCGCGTTCGCGGTATTTATTAGAAGAAGATGCGGATGCGCTGGATGCGTTGGCGCGAGTCACTGTGCCAGAAGCTTTTACCGAGAGTGAATCGCTGGATCGCTTGGTGCTACGCGCTGCGCCACGAGCCCTGACGCGGCGGGCATTGTCTGCGTGGTTGAGCTCACATGATTTGATTCAGTCGATGAGTGCGCCAGCGATGGACCTGCTGATGGATGCCGTCTATGCGGTGAAACCGAAGAACCGGTTGAGCGCGGGGGCGTTTTATATCGAACTCGACGAGACGAGTATTCATTTCGAATCGGCACAGGTGAGAGGGCAGACTTTGGAGCCTAGTGAGATCGAGGCAGGTGAGTCGGTGATGCTGACTACGGGCGCTGTGCTCGAGACTGAGGTCGTGGAGCTAGACGACGAGTTGCGCGATGCCATTCTGAAGGGTGGGGTCGATGTTGCATGCGAAGCTTATATCGCCGTTGAGGTCGGGCAGACATTTGAGATCCGAGGTTGGTTGCCCGGGGATCGCTTTCGTCCGATTGGTGCTCCGGGCACGAAGAAGCTGAAAGATTGGTTTATTGACCGGCAGATCCCCGTGAAGGAACGAAAGCTGCTCCCGCTTGTCTTGTCGCATTCAGGAGAAGTCGTATGGGTGCCAGGTTTTCCTCCAGCCGATGCCCTGAAAATCAGTGCCGCAACGAAAAGGGCTCTTAGATTGACTTACGAACGAAGAAACCCACTTTGA